The genomic stretch CAGTCTCCCGGTAACTGTCCATGAAGTCTGTAAATTCGATAAGGTTTACATTTCCTTTTCTGAAGTTGGTCACCATACCATTATAAACCAGATCCATATTCTGAAGATCTGTAGTTTTGATATCCACAAGTTGATCATATTGTGCTTTCCAGGTTTTATAAGCGGCCTGTACCTTGGTTTCAAGAGTCAGCTTCTGAAAATCGGCATTTTTCTGATTCTGCTGAATGGCATAGTTGGCTTTTTCCACATTTCCCTGATTCACTCTCCATAATGGTAAAGGAATTCCTAATGTCAGATTAGCTTCATTATTAAAAGTTCCACCGGCCTGATCCCATGCTGCACCAACGTTAATATCCGGTATATTCATTGATTTCTGCCATTGAGCATAAAGCTTACTGTTATCAACTAATTTTAAATTATATCGATAATCAGCGTTATTTTCCAATGCCTTAGTTTTCAATTCTTCTTCATTCCCAAAAGGCTGGGCAGCCAATGCTTCTTTGGCTTCAGATTCAGGCATCAAAGGTTCTATATCTTCAGAAATTCCGGTAAGGACCTTTAAATTCTGTTCGAAACCAACAATATTCTTATTGATCTCAAGCTTATCATGATTCAGCTGAATGACTAAACTTTGTAATCTAACTGCATCTTTAAGGGAAACATTTCCTTTAGCTGACTGTACGCGATAGGCACTTAACAGATCATTCATATACCCTAATTGCTTATCAGTGTTTTCAAGTTTTAATTTCTCGTAGTAAAGGTTAAAATAAGTGGTACGGAGCTGCGCTCTCAGATCAACAAGAAGTTGAGAAAACTGAAGCTGAGCTAATTCTTTGTTTGATTTTGCAAAAGCAATTTCATTTTTCTTTTTGCCACCCATATAAATTAACTGGGTAATACCTGCTCCTTTTGAATGACCTACATCAAAAACTTTTTTATCCTGAGGGTTGTAAGCATTAAATTGCCCACTCAATTGCGGCAGTTCCCAGATTTTGGCCTGAAGGATATCAGCATCAGCCATATTGATGTTGTATTGTTCGGCGAGCAGCTGAAGATTGTTCTTCTGGAAAGCTTCTTCACAATCCAAAAGAGACATTTGCTGTTGTGCCGCCATGAATGAGGAAACGGCCAGGCACAGCACTGCAATTCTGTTCATTATTTTTCTTTTTAAATTACAAAATTGCTCGGATGCGATTAAAAGAAACTTAAATGGGGCTTAAAAAAAAATTAAAATCGGCTTAAATAGGCCATTCAAAACGAATTCACTACCATCCAAAACTTAAAATTTTTCTCCAGTAATTGAATTTTTCATTGAAAATTTAATCCGAAGTTTAACGAAATCTGTAAGAGTTTTGAGAGAATGAATAACTCTGAAGATCTATTTTTTAAAAATTACAGTGAATTGATTCATATACTCACCAGGAGAAGAGTAAAAAATTTCTGCATCATGATACTCAAGAATTCTTTTAACAATTCTAAGCCCCAGACCGGAACCAGATATATTCTGAGCATTATTTCCTCTTGTAAAAGCTTCAAATAATTTAGTTTGCTCCACTTCAGAAATGGTAGCACCGTGGGAAATCACATCAACGCTAAGTGTATGGTTCGTTTCCGTGATCAATACTTTCACTTCGGTCGTATCAGAATACACTGCGGCATTTTTAAATAAATTAATGAAAACGATCACCAATAATGATTGAATACCGCTAATGGTAAGAAAAGCATTTTCAGAAGTTTCTTCAGCAATAAGAAAATCCAGCTTAAGTTCGGGATAACTTTTCTCCACACCTTCAAAGGCTTCAAAGATCACTTCATCTATTCTCACATCCTCGTAAATGCTTTGAATATTTTCTTTATCAAACTTTGTAAGTAAGAGAAGTGAATTTGTCAAATCTGACAACTGGTAAACATCACGCTGAATTTGCTGCAATGAAGACAGCGTCTTGGGAGAATGTTCTTCGAATTTAATCAGGTTTTCCAATTGGAATGCCATTCGTGTAATAGGCGTCCTGATTTCATGGGAAGCACTTGCTGTAAAATCTTTCTGCGACTGAAACACATCATTAAGCCGCACAATCATCGTATTAAAAGATTTTGCAAGAACATTGACTTCATCATTAGATTCCTGAACAGGAATTTGAGTCGTTAATTTATGAGCAGTCACTTCGGAAATTTCCTTGTTCAGGTCTTCTAAAGGACGAAGAAACTTTTCCACAAAATAATAGCTGAAAAACCCTATAAGAAGTGTACTCATCGCATAAGCGGTGATTAAAAGATATTTTAGAAAACCCAACTTTGACTTCCCGTTGGTATCAAAGGCACTGGTCAAAATATAATAATTCTCTCCATTAATATTTCTCAGTGCTGCATAAATCTCCGGAACTGTTTTCTCAGTGTAAATAATTTTCTTTTTATCCAGTTCCTTAAGCATGGTATTATCCCAGGTGACATTACGGTCTTTAATGGTACTATAGATTAATTCCTTCTGTTCATTGAAAATTAAAATCTTTTCATTCAAAAGAATGTTATCTGAATTTTCATTGAAAAAGATCGGCGCTTCTTCTTCAAAATCTTTAGATTTCGAAATAAAATGAGTTGTAAATTCCAGTCTCTGTCTGAATCTTTCTTTAAATTCATCCCTTCTGAAATCATTGAAAGATAAATAAATTACCGCCATCACCATCCCAAAAAGCAATGAAAAGGCGATACTGATTGTTAAAGCGATCTTTCTCTTTAAAGACATTTATAATGGACTTAAGTAATATCCGAAACCGGAACGGGTGTGAATTAATTTTATTTTAAAATCTTTATCAATCTTTTTTCTTAAGAAATTAATATATACCTCTACCGTATTCGTGTTAGTATTGAAGTTATGCTCCCACACATGTTCAGTGATTTGCTGTTTGGAGACAGTCCTACCCTGTGCTTCCGCCAGATAAACCAATAACTGAAATTCTTTTAAGGTAAGGGTTATTTCATTTCCTCCACGATAAACTTTCTGCTCAGTCTTGTTAATGATAAGATCATCTACTCTGATAATGTCCTGATCAGAAGTATCTGAAGGCATTTTTCTTCTCAAAAGAGAATTGATTCTTAAAAGAAGCTCTTCAAATTGAAAAGGCTTTA from Chryseobacterium indologenes encodes the following:
- a CDS encoding TolC family protein gives rise to the protein MNRIAVLCLAVSSFMAAQQQMSLLDCEEAFQKNNLQLLAEQYNINMADADILQAKIWELPQLSGQFNAYNPQDKKVFDVGHSKGAGITQLIYMGGKKKNEIAFAKSNKELAQLQFSQLLVDLRAQLRTTYFNLYYEKLKLENTDKQLGYMNDLLSAYRVQSAKGNVSLKDAVRLQSLVIQLNHDKLEINKNIVGFEQNLKVLTGISEDIEPLMPESEAKEALAAQPFGNEEELKTKALENNADYRYNLKLVDNSKLYAQWQKSMNIPDINVGAAWDQAGGTFNNEANLTLGIPLPLWRVNQGNVEKANYAIQQNQKNADFQKLTLETKVQAAYKTWKAQYDQLVDIKTTDLQNMDLVYNGMVTNFRKGNVNLIEFTDFMDSYRETALQIYDMKNEIMQAAEQLNQLVQTKIFY
- a CDS encoding sensor histidine kinase → MSLKRKIALTISIAFSLLFGMVMAVIYLSFNDFRRDEFKERFRQRLEFTTHFISKSKDFEEEAPIFFNENSDNILLNEKILIFNEQKELIYSTIKDRNVTWDNTMLKELDKKKIIYTEKTVPEIYAALRNINGENYYILTSAFDTNGKSKLGFLKYLLITAYAMSTLLIGFFSYYFVEKFLRPLEDLNKEISEVTAHKLTTQIPVQESNDEVNVLAKSFNTMIVRLNDVFQSQKDFTASASHEIRTPITRMAFQLENLIKFEEHSPKTLSSLQQIQRDVYQLSDLTNSLLLLTKFDKENIQSIYEDVRIDEVIFEAFEGVEKSYPELKLDFLIAEETSENAFLTISGIQSLLVIVFINLFKNAAVYSDTTEVKVLITETNHTLSVDVISHGATISEVEQTKLFEAFTRGNNAQNISGSGLGLRIVKRILEYHDAEIFYSSPGEYMNQFTVIFKK
- a CDS encoding response regulator transcription factor — its product is MNILLLEDDLILSAELCRFLESNNFTCDKIYDGETFLRQIKNNSYDLYLLDINVPKINGLDVCQTIRSFDKSTPIIIISAYGDISDKKDAFTRLADDYLVKPFQFEELLLRINSLLRRKMPSDTSDQDIIRVDDLIINKTEQKVYRGGNEITLTLKEFQLLVYLAEAQGRTVSKQQITEHVWEHNFNTNTNTVEVYINFLRKKIDKDFKIKLIHTRSGFGYYLSPL